The window GCAAAAAGGTTTGATAAATCTTTGTCAATTCCTCACCATGATGGTCATAATGTACATTTAGTAGTTTTGCCAATCCTTGGTCAATTTCATCAATCATATTCAATTGTTCTCGATGATAGGTATGAACGATGTAGTCAATCAATTGGTCTTTAGAATAATTAAGCACCTCTGCACGAGAAGATTTCTGAGCAACTTGTACATCATTTAACATAGCAATGTATGCATCCACATCTTTACCTGTTTCTGCAATAGCCTCTGCTAAAGGATGTCCACCACCACAGCAAAAATCAATTCCATCTTTTGCTAATACATCCATTAACTCTGGATTTACTTTAACCGCATCAGCTACGGTCATGGATTTATTAATAGTTCCAAAACTCATAAGATACACCTCCAATGGTTTACGCCGATCTATATTCTTATAGTGATACTATACGATCAACCATGGATTCTGTCTGTCGCAGTGGCTACGAATTTGAAAGTAACATGACAACAATGGTAATGCCGTAGAAAATAACATAAAGTAATGAATATAAAAATACATAGATATATATTGAACATACAAAAAGCTGGCCCCATAGAGCCAGCTTTCAGCATATCAAAACATGTACGACATATGTTTATATATAATTGTGTGAGTAACTATTAGATGCTTTCAACAGCAGCGATAGCGGCAACGTCTACAACGTCTTGAGCGGAGCAACCACGGGAAAGGTCATGAAGTGGTTTAGCCAAACCTTGAATCAATGGGCCAAGAGCATCAGCGCCGGAGAAGCGTTGTACCAATTTGTAACCGATGTTAGCAGCTTGAAGATCAGGGAAGATCAAGATGTTAGCTTTACCAGCTACATTGGAGCCAGGAGCTTTCTTTTCTGCTACGGAAGGAACGATGGAAGCGTCCAATTGTAATTCGCCGTCGAATTTGAAGTCAACATTGCGTTCTTTCAAGATGTTAACAGCTTCAACCACTTTATCTACTTCAGGAGTGGAAGCAGAACCTTTTGTGGAGAAGGACAACATGGATACGCGAGGATCAACCATGCCAACAACTTTGCGAGCTTTTTCTACAGTGGATTCTGCAATATCAGCCAATTGTTCGCTAGTTGGGTTAGGCAATACGCCGCAATCGGAGAATACAAGCATACCGTCGTCGCCATATTCTTTTTTGCTTGTGAACATGAACATGGAAGAAGATACAGTTTTAAGACCTGGTTTAGTACCTACAACTTGTAATGCAGCGCGCAATACGTTTGCAGTTGGGCAAGCAGAGCCAGCAACCATGCCGTCTACTACACCAAGACGAACAAGCATAGCACCGAAGAACAAGCAATCACCTTTCATAGTTGCATCAGCCTTTTCAGGAGTCATACCTTTTTTAGCGCGCAATTCTACGAATGTATCAACCATTTCTTGGTAACGATTGTAGTTAGCAGGATCGATGATTTCAGCACCTTCAATGGATACACCAACAGCTTTAGCAGCTTCAGCGATTTCAGCAGGGCTACCAACGAGTACAGGTGTTACGAAACCTTCTTTCAAAATAATTTCAGTTGCTTTCAATACGCGTTCATCTTTGTATTCTGGCAACACGATTTTTTTACCTAATGGTTTTACTTGGTCTTTTAATTTTTGAATTAAATCCACGATTTTTGCCTCCTTAACATTGGCTTTACGCCATATCAATACTATTATTATAGCAAGTTAACGACTCTCTAACAACCATTCTAAAACATTTCGTTGTTGAATTCCGTCGTAGTTGGCATTTTTATTTAGTTCATCTAAGGTGAGCAAAAACTTAGAGTATTGGTCTTGTACCGCCTCAAGCGGTGCTAGTTCTCGGCTCAAAGTATTAGAGTCAAGTACGGTCTCACTAACTTGATAATATTCGGTAATTCCCCCTTTTTGTGCTACAAAATCTATTTCACCCTTAGCAAGTTGCCCTACATATACGGTGTATCCTCGTCTAATGAGCTCTAGAAAAACGATATTTTCTAGAATATGCCCTGTATCACGACTCGCATTCCCAACTAGCAAATTTCGTAATGTTACATCAACACTATAATACTTTGCATTGATATGTAGTAATTCTTTACCTCGTACGTCATAGCGATTTACCTTATATAACAACAAGCTATCCTGTAATCCTTGTAAATACCGTTCTACAGTTTTATTATCGATTTTTCGACCTGCACTAACAAGAGAGTTGGCTATTTTATTTGGTGAAAGTAAACTACCAATATTCGCCATAATATACCGCACTATATCTTGTAAAATTGTGACATCATTAATTTTCAATCGAGCCACAACATCATGCAATAACAAGGTATTATATAATCCACGTAAATATTCTTGAATATCAAAGTCTTCGCCCCCTAATTGCTGAGTATAAGGGAAGGAACTTTCACGAAGATAGGCCTCATAGGCAGGAATCAAAGAATACTGATTACCCTCATACTTGCTATGGTAAAACTCACTGAAGGACAATGGCAACATCTGAATTTCCACATATCGTCCAGTCAATAATGTGGCGATATCAGAAGACATAAAGTATGCATTGGATCCCGTAATATATAAATCTGTGTTCTCTTTTACAAACAAGCTATCTACGACACGATGAAATTGATCTACATGCTGAATTTCATCAAGAAAAATGTAATTCGTTTCATTAGGCTGTATACGTTCTAAAATATATTGATACAACGCATGGTAATCTCGCAAATGCTCGTATTCCAATTCTTCAAAATTAATGGAAATAATCTGTTCAGGCTTCACATTATCTGCCAATAACTCATCTTTAAACAACCTAAACAATGTAGATTTACCACAACGGCGTATGCCTGAAACGACCTTAATAATAGGCCGCTCTCGATTACGCCGTAAAAAATCTAGATATCCTTGGCGCTGAATTAACTTCATAAGGGCCTCCTCATCTATGTACCTTCTCATAGATGGAACCCATGTATTAGTAATATCAGATATCATATCACTTACCTAATAAATTTGGATTCCATTCCAACTTTATATTAATTTTATCATAAAGTTGGATTTCATTCCAAATTTTTATTATTTTAAGCATAAAATTGGATTAGATTCCTAAAGTTTTACTTTAAATTTTAACATACAGCACTTCAATTAATGTTTATCTATGAACCACATACCAATAATTGAACTCTTTACACATAATACGCTACAATAATAGAAACAAAATACGGATAGCCAAATGCCAATTTATATTCCTTATACACCCATTTAGGAGGTCTTATGGCGAATACAGAGACAACGATCAACGCTGTTATACATCCAAAATACAATGACACACCTATAGACATAGAGAAAACAATTAAAGCCTTGGAACGCAATAATTTTGTAGTCCATTATTTCGAAACAGGTACTGAAGCTATTTCCTATTTAAAAGGTCGTATTCAAAATAAACGTGTAGCCATCGGTGATTCTCACACCTTATTGGAGCTCAAGGTTCATGATGTCTTAGCCCAGGTCAACGATGATATAACAGATATTCAACGTCCCCTTCCTGGTGAAAGCTTCCGCGACACCGCATTGCGCACCATGGGACGTGATGTATTTCTCACCTCTGTAAATGCTCTTGCTCAAACGGGGGAAATGGTCAATATTGATGGTACGGGCAATCGTGTTGCAGCCTCTTTATTCGGCTCTCAAGAGGTATTTTTTGTGCTAGGCATCAACAAAATCACGCCAGATTTAGCTTCCGCCATCTATCGCGCACGCAATATAGCCGCTCCGCTCAACAGTAAAAAGAATAAAAAGAGCTCTCTCAATCCATGTGCTACATTAGAAGAAAAATGCTATGACTGTGGTTCTCCGGATCGTATATGCAATGCATTAACCATTTACTATAAAAAGATGCGCAATATGCAAACCATGGAAGTCATCATCATTAATGAATCTTTAGGTTTCTAATTGTTTGCGGCCCATTCAAAAAATCTTGTATGTTCATTTCTCCAAGTCCATATATGACTCTATAAATTGTAGACCACCGAGGATCTACAGCACCACTTTCAAGGTCACTAATATAAGATTGGGCTAAACCCGATTTATCTGCCAATTGATATTGAGTCATTCCCAATTGTCTACGCCAAAGTAAAATCAATACACCAAGCTTGTGAACTTCTTGTCGAACTTGTAGATCTTGACAACATACGATAGGATTCATGGCAACCTCTATCTACTTTCTCCCTCAACACATATTTATGCCTTTACTATA of the Veillonella parvula genome contains:
- the pta gene encoding phosphate acetyltransferase, producing MDLIQKLKDQVKPLGKKIVLPEYKDERVLKATEIILKEGFVTPVLVGSPAEIAEAAKAVGVSIEGAEIIDPANYNRYQEMVDTFVELRAKKGMTPEKADATMKGDCLFFGAMLVRLGVVDGMVAGSACPTANVLRAALQVVGTKPGLKTVSSSMFMFTSKKEYGDDGMLVFSDCGVLPNPTSEQLADIAESTVEKARKVVGMVDPRVSMLSFSTKGSASTPEVDKVVEAVNILKERNVDFKFDGELQLDASIVPSVAEKKAPGSNVAGKANILIFPDLQAANIGYKLVQRFSGADALGPLIQGLAKPLHDLSRGCSAQDVVDVAAIAAVESI
- a CDS encoding ATP-binding protein; translation: MKLIQRQGYLDFLRRNRERPIIKVVSGIRRCGKSTLFRLFKDELLADNVKPEQIISINFEELEYEHLRDYHALYQYILERIQPNETNYIFLDEIQHVDQFHRVVDSLFVKENTDLYITGSNAYFMSSDIATLLTGRYVEIQMLPLSFSEFYHSKYEGNQYSLIPAYEAYLRESSFPYTQQLGGEDFDIQEYLRGLYNTLLLHDVVARLKINDVTILQDIVRYIMANIGSLLSPNKIANSLVSAGRKIDNKTVERYLQGLQDSLLLYKVNRYDVRGKELLHINAKYYSVDVTLRNLLVGNASRDTGHILENIVFLELIRRGYTVYVGQLAKGEIDFVAQKGGITEYYQVSETVLDSNTLSRELAPLEAVQDQYSKFLLTLDELNKNANYDGIQQRNVLEWLLESR
- a CDS encoding lactate utilization protein — protein: MANTETTINAVIHPKYNDTPIDIEKTIKALERNNFVVHYFETGTEAISYLKGRIQNKRVAIGDSHTLLELKVHDVLAQVNDDITDIQRPLPGESFRDTALRTMGRDVFLTSVNALAQTGEMVNIDGTGNRVAASLFGSQEVFFVLGINKITPDLASAIYRARNIAAPLNSKKNKKSSLNPCATLEEKCYDCGSPDRICNALTIYYKKMRNMQTMEVIIINESLGF
- a CDS encoding DUF542 domain-containing protein, which gives rise to MSFGTINKSMTVADAVKVNPELMDVLAKDGIDFCCGGGHPLAEAIAETGKDVDAYIAMLNDVQVAQKSSRAEVLNYSKDQLIDYIVHTYHREQLNMIDEIDQGLAKLLNVHYDHHGEELTKIYQTFLQLKSALVPHFRHEEHVDFPEFKAGKPIDFDELRAEHEAAGVLLESLSALTNQYTAPADGCATYVYVFKTMKALEEGLHEHIFLENSVLFDMK
- a CDS encoding helix-turn-helix domain-containing protein; protein product: MNPIVCCQDLQVRQEVHKLGVLILLWRRQLGMTQYQLADKSGLAQSYISDLESGAVDPRWSTIYRVIYGLGEMNIQDFLNGPQTIRNLKIH